In Thermoleophilaceae bacterium, a single genomic region encodes these proteins:
- a CDS encoding Gfo/Idh/MocA family oxidoreductase — protein LESLVREGAIGELRLVRAAFSFPLPNVPNVRWDADLDGGALLDVGCYCVSGSRLLAGAEPERVTGEAVIAESGVDSRFAGTLRFPGDVLAVFDCGFDLPSRDELEAIGSEGSLFLDDPWHSIEPAIELRGLDGSLEVVEVERANPYGLEFADVSAAIRGEREPRLGRADAVGQARALEALLRSAAEGRPVAVA, from the coding sequence GGCTCGAGTCGCTGGTGCGCGAGGGTGCGATCGGCGAGCTGCGGCTCGTGCGGGCGGCGTTCTCGTTCCCGCTTCCGAACGTGCCGAACGTGCGCTGGGACGCGGACCTCGACGGCGGCGCCCTGCTCGACGTGGGCTGTTACTGCGTGAGCGGCTCGCGCCTGCTCGCGGGCGCCGAGCCCGAGCGTGTGACCGGCGAGGCGGTGATCGCGGAGAGCGGGGTGGACTCGCGCTTCGCGGGCACGCTGCGCTTCCCCGGCGACGTGCTCGCCGTGTTCGACTGCGGCTTCGACCTCCCGAGCCGTGACGAGCTCGAGGCGATTGGCTCGGAGGGCTCTCTGTTCCTCGACGACCCCTGGCACAGCATCGAGCCTGCGATCGAGCTGCGCGGGCTGGACGGCTCGCTCGAGGTGGTGGAGGTGGAGCGCGCCAACCCGTACGGGCTCGAGTTCGCGGACGTGTCGGCGGCGATCCGCGGCGAGCGCGAGCCGCGGCTCGGGCGCGCCGACGCTGTGGGTCAGGCGCGGGCGCTCGAGGCGCTGC